A genomic segment from Aegilops tauschii subsp. strangulata cultivar AL8/78 chromosome 1, Aet v6.0, whole genome shotgun sequence encodes:
- the LOC141039139 gene encoding uncharacterized protein has product RAVYGKNAPSLPSAKRQNNGRQTRSTPTARYLFSPSLPPARYLFSPSLPSPTPTRSAPTAAPAAPRSAASSPRRPSPRPASSSALPGSSPPRSPSPGRPPRLYYAVDALLRSGHEDVYAAVERPLQLAQTAAVLEILHGLVGLVRSPVSATLPQIGSRLFVTWGILWSFPETRTHILVSSLVISCSITEVGGSY; this is encoded by the exons CGAGCCGTTTACGGAAAAAAcgccccctctttgccgtctgcaaaGAGACAAAACAACGGACGGCAAACCAGATCCACACCCACCGCGCGTTatctcttctctccctctctcccccctgcccgttatctcttctctccctctctcccctccccgACGCCCACCAGATCCGCACCCACCGCTGCCCCCGCCGCTCCTCGCTCTGCCGCCTCTTCTCCTCGCCGGCCGTCTCCGCGGCCTGCCTCCTCTTCGGCCTTGCCGGGTTCCTCGCCGCCGCGGTCTCCCTCTCCCGGGCGCCCGCCGAGGCTCTACTACGCCGTGGACGCGCTGCTCCGGTCGGGGCACGAGGACGTGTACGCCGCCGTCGAGCGGCCGCTCCAGCTCGCGCAGACCGCCGCCGTCCTCGAG ATCCTCCACGGGCTCGTCGGGCTGGTGAGGTCGCCGGTGTCGGCCACGCTGCCGCAGATCGGGTCGCGCCTCTTCGTCACCTGGGGCATCCTCTGGAGCTTCCCCGAG ACCAGGACACACATCCTGGTGAGCTCCTTGGTCATCAGCTGTTCCATCACCGAG GTTGGAGGAAGCTACTAG